The Ailuropoda melanoleuca isolate Jingjing chromosome 9, ASM200744v2, whole genome shotgun sequence genome includes a region encoding these proteins:
- the NRBP2 gene encoding nuclear receptor-binding protein 2 isoform X2 — protein sequence MLALPSKDVSRHQAPTLSPDTYQHTHIPHPHCQVNQGNMPGVQSTFLAMDTEEGVEVVWNELHFGDRKAFAAHEEKIQTMFEQLVLVDHPNIVKLHKYWLDASEARARAWKRWCTQILSALSFLHACSPPIIHGNLTSDTIFIQHNGLIKIGSVWHRIFSNALPDDLRRPVRAEREELWNLHFLPPEYGEVADGTAMDIFSFGMCALEMAVLEIQANGDTRVTEEAITRARHSLSDPNMRALRVLLRRERPERYSLRGHCRCTSWETRKRLREAQGFGEFILSCLARDPSCRPSAHNLLFHRVLFEVHSLKLLAAHCFIQHQYLMPENVVEEKTKAVDLHAVLAEIPRPSRPPLQWRYSEVSCLELDKFLEDVRNGIYPLMNFAAARPLGLPRVLAPPPEEAQKAKTPTPEPFDSETRKVVQMQCNLERSEDKARWHLTLLLVLEDRLHRQLTYDLLPTDSAQDLATELVHYGFVHEDDRTKLAAFLESTFLKYLGAQP from the exons ATGCTTGCTCTCCCCTCCAAGGATGTGAGCAGACACCAAGCCCCCACTCTGTCTCCTGACACATATCAGCACACTcatatcccccacccccactgccaggTGAACCAGGGGAACATGCCAGGGGTCCAGAGCACCTTCCTGGCCATGGAcacagaggagggggtggaggtggtgTGGAATGAGTTGCACTTCGGGGATAGGAAGGCCTTCGCGGCCCATGAG GAGAAGATCCAGACCATGTTTGAGCAGCTGGTGCTGGTAGACCACCCCAACATTGTCAAGCTGCACAAATACTGGCTGGATGCCTCAGAAGCCCGGGCGCGG GCCTGGAAGCGCTGGTGCACGCAGATCCTGTCCGCACTCAG CTTTCTACATGCCTGCAGTCCCCCCATCATCCACGGGAACCTGACCAGTGACACCATCTTCATACAGCACAATGGCCTCATCAAGATTGGCTCCG TGTGGCACCGCATCTTCTCCAATG CGCTCCCGGACGACCTCCGACGCCCTGTCCGCGCCGAGCGTGAGGAACTCTGGAACCTCCACTTCTTGCCGCCGGAGTATGGCG AGGTTGCTGACGGCACTGCCATGGACATCTTCTCCTTTGGGATGTGCGCACTGGAG ATGGCTGTGCTGGAGATCCAAGCCAATGGGGACACCCGGGTCACGGAAGAGGCCATCACTCGTGCCAGGCACTCACTGAGTGACCCCAACATGCGG GCCCTAAGGGTCCTTCTAaggagagagagaccagagagaTACTCCCTCCGTGGGCACTGTCGTTGCACTTCTTGGGAGACaagaaagaggctcagagaggcccagGGCTTTGGG GAGTTCATCCTGTCCTGCCTGGCCCGCGACCCCAGCTGTCGGCCCTCCGCCCACAACCTCCTCTTCCACCGCGTGCTCTTCGAAGTGCACTCGCTGAAGCTCCTGGCAGCTCACTGCTTCATCCAGCACCAAT ACCTCATGCCTGAAAACGTGGTGGAGGAAAAAACCAAGGCGGTGGACCTGCATGCAGTCCTGGCAGAGATCCCCCGGCCGTCCCGGCCCCCCCTGCAGTGGCG GTACTCGGAGGTCTCCTGCTTGGAGCTTGACAAATTCCTGGAGGATGTCAG GAACGGGATCTACCCGCTGATGAACTTTGCGGCTGCTCGGCCCCTGGGGCTGCCCCGTGTGCTGGCCCCACCCCCTGAGGAAGCCCAGAAGGCCAAGACCCCGACGCCAGAACCTTTTGATTCAGAGACCAGAAAG GTGGTCCAGATGCAGTGCAACCTGGAGAGAAGTGAGGACAAGGCCCGCTGGCAt CTCACTCTGCTTCTGGTGCTGGAGGACCGGCTGCACCGGCAGCTCACTTACGACCTGCTCCCAA CCGACAGTGCCCAGGACCTCGCCACCGAGCTGGTACATTATGGCTTCGTTCATGAG GATGACCGGACCAAGCTGGCTGCCTTCCTGGAAAGCACCTTCCTCAAGTACCTTGGAGCTCAGCCATGA
- the NRBP2 gene encoding nuclear receptor-binding protein 2 isoform X3, whose translation MLALPSKDVSRHQAPTLSPDTYQHTHIPHPHCQVNQGNMPGVQSTFLAMDTEEGVEVVWNELHFGDRKAFAAHEEKIQTMFEQLVLVDHPNIVKLHKYWLDASEARARVIFITEYVSSGSLKQFLKKTKKNHKAMNARAWKRWCTQILSALSFLHACSPPIIHGNLTSDTIFIQHNGLIKIGSVWHRIFSNALPDDLRRPVRAEREELWNLHFLPPEYGEVADGTAMDIFSFGMCALEMAVLEIQANGDTRVTEEAITRARHSLSDPNMREFILSCLARDPSCRPSAHNLLFHRVLFEVHSLKLLAAHCFIQHQYLMPENVVEEKTKAVDLHAVLAEIPRPSRPPLQWRYSEVSCLELDKFLEDVRNGIYPLMNFAAARPLGLPRVLAPPPEEAQKAKTPTPEPFDSETRKVVQMQCNLERSEDKARWHLTLLLVLEDRLHRQLTYDLLPTDSAQDLATELVHYGFVHEDDRTKLAAFLESTFLKYLGAQP comes from the exons ATGCTTGCTCTCCCCTCCAAGGATGTGAGCAGACACCAAGCCCCCACTCTGTCTCCTGACACATATCAGCACACTcatatcccccacccccactgccaggTGAACCAGGGGAACATGCCAGGGGTCCAGAGCACCTTCCTGGCCATGGAcacagaggagggggtggaggtggtgTGGAATGAGTTGCACTTCGGGGATAGGAAGGCCTTCGCGGCCCATGAG GAGAAGATCCAGACCATGTTTGAGCAGCTGGTGCTGGTAGACCACCCCAACATTGTCAAGCTGCACAAATACTGGCTGGATGCCTCAGAAGCCCGGGCGCGG GTCATCTTCATCACAGAGTACGTGTCATCGGGCAGCCTCaagcaattcctcaaaaagaccaagaaaaaccACAAGGCCATGAACGCCCGG GCCTGGAAGCGCTGGTGCACGCAGATCCTGTCCGCACTCAG CTTTCTACATGCCTGCAGTCCCCCCATCATCCACGGGAACCTGACCAGTGACACCATCTTCATACAGCACAATGGCCTCATCAAGATTGGCTCCG TGTGGCACCGCATCTTCTCCAATG CGCTCCCGGACGACCTCCGACGCCCTGTCCGCGCCGAGCGTGAGGAACTCTGGAACCTCCACTTCTTGCCGCCGGAGTATGGCG AGGTTGCTGACGGCACTGCCATGGACATCTTCTCCTTTGGGATGTGCGCACTGGAG ATGGCTGTGCTGGAGATCCAAGCCAATGGGGACACCCGGGTCACGGAAGAGGCCATCACTCGTGCCAGGCACTCACTGAGTGACCCCAACATGCGG GAGTTCATCCTGTCCTGCCTGGCCCGCGACCCCAGCTGTCGGCCCTCCGCCCACAACCTCCTCTTCCACCGCGTGCTCTTCGAAGTGCACTCGCTGAAGCTCCTGGCAGCTCACTGCTTCATCCAGCACCAAT ACCTCATGCCTGAAAACGTGGTGGAGGAAAAAACCAAGGCGGTGGACCTGCATGCAGTCCTGGCAGAGATCCCCCGGCCGTCCCGGCCCCCCCTGCAGTGGCG GTACTCGGAGGTCTCCTGCTTGGAGCTTGACAAATTCCTGGAGGATGTCAG GAACGGGATCTACCCGCTGATGAACTTTGCGGCTGCTCGGCCCCTGGGGCTGCCCCGTGTGCTGGCCCCACCCCCTGAGGAAGCCCAGAAGGCCAAGACCCCGACGCCAGAACCTTTTGATTCAGAGACCAGAAAG GTGGTCCAGATGCAGTGCAACCTGGAGAGAAGTGAGGACAAGGCCCGCTGGCAt CTCACTCTGCTTCTGGTGCTGGAGGACCGGCTGCACCGGCAGCTCACTTACGACCTGCTCCCAA CCGACAGTGCCCAGGACCTCGCCACCGAGCTGGTACATTATGGCTTCGTTCATGAG GATGACCGGACCAAGCTGGCTGCCTTCCTGGAAAGCACCTTCCTCAAGTACCTTGGAGCTCAGCCATGA
- the NRBP2 gene encoding nuclear receptor-binding protein 2 isoform X1, giving the protein MLALPSKDVSRHQAPTLSPDTYQHTHIPHPHCQVNQGNMPGVQSTFLAMDTEEGVEVVWNELHFGDRKAFAAHEEKIQTMFEQLVLVDHPNIVKLHKYWLDASEARARVIFITEYVSSGSLKQFLKKTKKNHKAMNARAWKRWCTQILSALSFLHACSPPIIHGNLTSDTIFIQHNGLIKIGSVWHRIFSNALPDDLRRPVRAEREELWNLHFLPPEYGEVADGTAMDIFSFGMCALEMAVLEIQANGDTRVTEEAITRARHSLSDPNMRALRVLLRRERPERYSLRGHCRCTSWETRKRLREAQGFGEFILSCLARDPSCRPSAHNLLFHRVLFEVHSLKLLAAHCFIQHQYLMPENVVEEKTKAVDLHAVLAEIPRPSRPPLQWRYSEVSCLELDKFLEDVRNGIYPLMNFAAARPLGLPRVLAPPPEEAQKAKTPTPEPFDSETRKVVQMQCNLERSEDKARWHLTLLLVLEDRLHRQLTYDLLPTDSAQDLATELVHYGFVHEDDRTKLAAFLESTFLKYLGAQP; this is encoded by the exons ATGCTTGCTCTCCCCTCCAAGGATGTGAGCAGACACCAAGCCCCCACTCTGTCTCCTGACACATATCAGCACACTcatatcccccacccccactgccaggTGAACCAGGGGAACATGCCAGGGGTCCAGAGCACCTTCCTGGCCATGGAcacagaggagggggtggaggtggtgTGGAATGAGTTGCACTTCGGGGATAGGAAGGCCTTCGCGGCCCATGAG GAGAAGATCCAGACCATGTTTGAGCAGCTGGTGCTGGTAGACCACCCCAACATTGTCAAGCTGCACAAATACTGGCTGGATGCCTCAGAAGCCCGGGCGCGG GTCATCTTCATCACAGAGTACGTGTCATCGGGCAGCCTCaagcaattcctcaaaaagaccaagaaaaaccACAAGGCCATGAACGCCCGG GCCTGGAAGCGCTGGTGCACGCAGATCCTGTCCGCACTCAG CTTTCTACATGCCTGCAGTCCCCCCATCATCCACGGGAACCTGACCAGTGACACCATCTTCATACAGCACAATGGCCTCATCAAGATTGGCTCCG TGTGGCACCGCATCTTCTCCAATG CGCTCCCGGACGACCTCCGACGCCCTGTCCGCGCCGAGCGTGAGGAACTCTGGAACCTCCACTTCTTGCCGCCGGAGTATGGCG AGGTTGCTGACGGCACTGCCATGGACATCTTCTCCTTTGGGATGTGCGCACTGGAG ATGGCTGTGCTGGAGATCCAAGCCAATGGGGACACCCGGGTCACGGAAGAGGCCATCACTCGTGCCAGGCACTCACTGAGTGACCCCAACATGCGG GCCCTAAGGGTCCTTCTAaggagagagagaccagagagaTACTCCCTCCGTGGGCACTGTCGTTGCACTTCTTGGGAGACaagaaagaggctcagagaggcccagGGCTTTGGG GAGTTCATCCTGTCCTGCCTGGCCCGCGACCCCAGCTGTCGGCCCTCCGCCCACAACCTCCTCTTCCACCGCGTGCTCTTCGAAGTGCACTCGCTGAAGCTCCTGGCAGCTCACTGCTTCATCCAGCACCAAT ACCTCATGCCTGAAAACGTGGTGGAGGAAAAAACCAAGGCGGTGGACCTGCATGCAGTCCTGGCAGAGATCCCCCGGCCGTCCCGGCCCCCCCTGCAGTGGCG GTACTCGGAGGTCTCCTGCTTGGAGCTTGACAAATTCCTGGAGGATGTCAG GAACGGGATCTACCCGCTGATGAACTTTGCGGCTGCTCGGCCCCTGGGGCTGCCCCGTGTGCTGGCCCCACCCCCTGAGGAAGCCCAGAAGGCCAAGACCCCGACGCCAGAACCTTTTGATTCAGAGACCAGAAAG GTGGTCCAGATGCAGTGCAACCTGGAGAGAAGTGAGGACAAGGCCCGCTGGCAt CTCACTCTGCTTCTGGTGCTGGAGGACCGGCTGCACCGGCAGCTCACTTACGACCTGCTCCCAA CCGACAGTGCCCAGGACCTCGCCACCGAGCTGGTACATTATGGCTTCGTTCATGAG GATGACCGGACCAAGCTGGCTGCCTTCCTGGAAAGCACCTTCCTCAAGTACCTTGGAGCTCAGCCATGA